From the Theobroma cacao cultivar B97-61/B2 chromosome 2, Criollo_cocoa_genome_V2, whole genome shotgun sequence genome, one window contains:
- the LOC18608667 gene encoding probable protein phosphatase 2C 52, with translation MGCCVSTSSRSTCSTRSHGGAVSPSCFEVGFCGQKRTKRTFSDHVIALQHLPSVPNRIFTNGKSRTSCIFTQQGRKGINQDAMIVWEDFMSEDVTFCGVFDGHGPHGHLVARKVRDALPLKLLSSMHSYQSRQNGSGRTCFRGNSKKSDGGDSEKDGSAEDRLNSIWKEAFMKSYKAMDKELRSHPNLDCFCSGSTAVTIVKQGSNLFMGYIGDSRAIMGSKDSNDSMVAIQLTVDLKPDLPREAERIKRCKGRVFALQDEPEVPRVWLPFDDAPGLAMARAFGDFCLKEYGVISIPEFSHRILTERDQFIVLASDGVWDVLSNEEVVEIVSSAPTRSSAAGILVDSAAREWKLKYPTSKMDDCAVVCLFLDGKMDSESDYEEQGFSSATLQSNHSGNAVESDDGQKSEPSLQRNFTVRSSEESDSYGRLPPEFEGNADTVAAEDQNWLGLEGVTRVNSLVQLPRFSEERPNP, from the exons ATGGGGTGTTGTGTCTCGACTAGTAGTCGGAGTACTTGCAGTACCAGAAGCCATGGGGGGGCAGTTTCTCCTTCGTGTTTTGAAGTTGGATTTTGTGGGCAGAAGAGGACTAAGAGAACATTCTCAGATCATGTTATCGCATTGCAGCATTTACCCTCAGTACCCAACAGGATTTTCACAAATGGAAAGAGCAGAACTTCTTGCATATTTACTCAGCAGGGTCGTAAGGGAATAAACCAGGATGCCATGATTGTATGGGAA GATTTTATGTCAGAAGATGTGACCTTTTGTGGTGTTTTTGATGGCCATGGTCCACATGGCCATCTCGTTGCTCGGAAAGTTAGAGATGCCCTGCCCCTTAAGTTGCTGTCCTCCATGCATTCTTATCAGTCAAGGCAAAATGGGTCAGGGAGAACATGTTTCAggggaaattcaaagaaatcGGATGGTGGAGATTCTGAGAAGGATGGTTCTGCTGAGGATAGATTAAATTCTATATGGAAGGAAGCATTCATGAAATCATACAAGGCCATGGATAAGGAGTTGAGGTCCCATCCTAATTTGGACTGCTTCTGTAGTGGTAGCACTGCTGTCACTATTGTGAAACAG GGCTCCAATCTTTTCATGGGATATATTGGGGATTCTCGAGCGATTATGGGATCCAAGGACAGCAATGATTCAATGGTGGCAATCCAATTAACAGTTGATCTGAAGCCCGATTTACCAA GGGAAGCTGAAAGGATTAAAAGGTGCAAAGGTAGGGTCTTTGCTTTGCAAGATGAACCTGAAGTACCTAGAGTATGGTTGCCATTTGATGATGCCCCTGGGCTAGCAATGGCTCGAGCTTTCGGGGATTTTTGTTTGAAGGAATATGGTGTTATCTCTATACCTGAATTTTCCCACCGGATCCTTACAGAGAGAGATCAATTTATTGTTCTTGCCTCTGATGGG gTTTGGGATGTATTGAGCAATGAAGAGGTGGTTGAGATTGTATCTTCAGCGCCTACCCGCTCATCAGCTGCCGGGATCTTGGTCGACTCAGCTGCACGGGAATGGAAACTAAAATACCCTACTTCAAAGATGGATGATTGTGCAgttgtttgcttatttttGGATGGGAAAATGGACTCAGAATCTGATTATGAGGAACAAGGCTTTTCTTCTGCAACCCTTCAGAGTAATCATTCTGGTAATGCAGTTGAATCTGATGATGGCCAGAAGTCGGAGCCATCTTTGCAGAGGAATTTTACTGTTAGATCATCAGAAGAAAGTGATAGTTATGGAAGGCTGCCGCCAGAGTTTGAAGGAAATGCGGATACTGTTGCTGCTGAAGATCAAAATTGGTTAGGTTTGGAAGGTGTCACACGAGTGAACTCGCTCGTTCAACTCCCAAGATTTTCTGAGGAAAGGCCAAACCCATAA